In the Pirellulaceae bacterium genome, one interval contains:
- a CDS encoding non-ribosomal peptide synthetase translates to MAIVGGSSVDFFIWLLAAWFEGKSAIPIDRSFPAERRSFLLKYADAGEVSNLPVRGEARNAPPHDWDDTDEVIVLFTSGTTDQPTGWSIHAGILLADQTLNQIPLMNVLHWSSISHSQSSYHVVSLSHGKRVTCVANDAWMDNQKMLEIIRKWDAELVFCTPSYASIIAQNDEPWLKEVKTYLYGEVANLDLVKSLNATNLYGQTEGPGAWMAIQTPQGDWTPEPDYKLSIYECNSDLEVNDTGVMGHLVAKSGKWLASKQIDSLSPIALPFDTGDLAAWTSLDPPRFQLLGRSNRTCKIRGFRVDLAEIEAKLTSIGSDAATVLLKDDKLVAYVTPDELDVGRLRTTLAKSLPHYMIPSVIQPVSAHPLMTNGKVDTSSLPEIKIQTDYVAPITQAESTMCDLWQEILDVERVGTHDDWHSLGGNSLTAMLLAQQTGYTIPTILTNPTVKKLLAVKASAEPIKHDPNGRIPWISDFSLNRNSSQRPTLHPYVIRTVMRMARCGINLFKGLIITTEPFDLEPVNQTEFTPREWVRILLETHPILTASMHQNADTLQLGIYGVDDVIVSPKEKPRRIVYDLIKNIYSGPLFKIRIDKTTAGKPQAIFWLHHHIGDQQSIGILQRDLRRIVSHEPLKRTPTAIYRRLKNIASPMLDDAKTPLLSVRRRIIDPVVMRKIYPTRDRQGRTQLEVLADLLRELTNATSGDFYLTVDLRFLSGHPEAANAVGFLAAGIVRASLSPSGISYKLFCVTPKQTSLHRFILVNLRLTQTDPPLVHRKSRTISFLPGHLDIEMGPSRFNATWSE, encoded by the coding sequence TTGGCTATCGTTGGAGGGTCATCGGTTGACTTCTTTATCTGGTTGCTTGCTGCCTGGTTTGAAGGAAAATCGGCGATTCCAATCGACAGGAGTTTTCCCGCGGAGCGACGTAGTTTCCTCTTAAAATATGCCGATGCAGGGGAAGTGAGCAACTTACCCGTGCGTGGCGAAGCGAGAAACGCTCCACCGCATGATTGGGACGACACTGACGAAGTAATCGTCCTCTTTACGAGTGGGACAACCGACCAGCCCACAGGATGGTCTATCCATGCCGGCATCCTGTTGGCAGATCAAACGCTGAATCAGATCCCCTTGATGAACGTGTTGCATTGGTCATCGATTTCGCATTCCCAATCCTCCTACCATGTGGTTTCCCTCTCTCACGGCAAACGTGTTACCTGTGTCGCGAACGACGCATGGATGGATAACCAAAAGATGTTGGAAATCATTCGAAAATGGGATGCCGAGCTGGTTTTCTGCACCCCGTCCTACGCAAGTATTATCGCGCAGAATGACGAGCCCTGGCTGAAAGAAGTCAAGACCTACCTCTACGGCGAAGTGGCCAATCTGGATCTCGTCAAAAGCTTGAACGCGACGAATCTCTATGGACAAACCGAAGGTCCAGGTGCCTGGATGGCAATCCAAACTCCGCAAGGAGATTGGACTCCAGAACCCGACTACAAGCTTTCCATCTACGAATGTAATTCAGATCTGGAAGTCAACGACACGGGCGTGATGGGTCACCTCGTTGCGAAATCAGGAAAATGGTTAGCATCGAAACAGATCGACAGCCTTTCGCCCATCGCGTTACCTTTCGATACAGGAGATTTAGCAGCGTGGACGTCCCTCGACCCACCCCGCTTCCAACTGCTGGGGCGTTCAAATCGGACCTGCAAAATCCGAGGATTCCGAGTCGACCTAGCCGAAATCGAAGCCAAGCTGACATCGATCGGAAGCGATGCAGCGACGGTGCTTCTGAAAGATGACAAGCTGGTTGCCTACGTCACACCCGATGAACTCGATGTGGGTCGCCTCCGGACAACACTGGCGAAGTCCTTGCCTCACTACATGATCCCGTCCGTCATACAACCAGTCTCCGCACATCCCTTGATGACCAATGGAAAGGTCGACACTAGTTCGCTCCCCGAAATAAAAATCCAAACCGATTACGTCGCTCCAATCACACAAGCAGAATCAACAATGTGTGATTTATGGCAAGAAATCCTCGACGTCGAGCGAGTCGGCACCCACGATGACTGGCACTCGCTCGGTGGAAACTCACTCACCGCCATGTTACTCGCCCAGCAAACCGGCTACACCATTCCCACCATTCTAACCAACCCAACAGTCAAAAAACTGTTGGCTGTAAAGGCGTCAGCCGAACCGATCAAACACGATCCGAATGGACGGATCCCGTGGATCAGCGACTTTAGTCTCAACAGAAATTCCAGCCAACGCCCCACACTTCACCCCTACGTCATCAGAACAGTCATGCGAATGGCCCGTTGTGGGATCAACCTTTTCAAAGGACTGATCATAACGACGGAGCCATTCGATCTTGAACCCGTTAACCAAACCGAGTTCACCCCACGAGAATGGGTCCGCATTCTACTCGAGACGCATCCCATTCTCACAGCAAGCATGCACCAGAACGCAGACACACTGCAACTTGGCATCTATGGAGTCGATGACGTTATAGTTTCTCCCAAAGAGAAACCACGGCGCATCGTTTACGACCTTATAAAGAACATCTATTCTGGGCCACTTTTCAAGATTCGAATCGACAAAACGACCGCAGGAAAGCCACAGGCAATTTTCTGGCTTCACCACCACATTGGCGACCAACAGTCGATTGGTATCCTGCAACGTGACCTACGGCGCATCGTCTCCCATGAACCGCTGAAACGCACCCCCACTGCCATTTATCGTCGGTTGAAGAACATCGCTTCACCAATGTTGGATGATGCAAAAACGCCATTGCTTTCCGTCCGTCGTCGTATCATTGATCCGGTCGTTATGAGAAAAATATATCCGACCCGTGATCGTCAGGGACGAACTCAACTTGAGGTCTTAGCGGACCTTCTGCGAGAATTAACCAACGCGACGAGTGGTGATTTTTACCTCACCGTCGATCTTCGATTTCTATCAGGACATCCTGAAGCTGCTAACGCGGTCGGTTTTTTGGCAGCCGGCATCGTGCGAGCATCACTCAGTCCGTCAGGCATCAGCTATAAACTATTCTGCGTGACACCAAAACAAACAAGTCTGCACCGATTTATTCTCGTCAACTTACGGCTAACGCAAACCGATCCTCCGCTCGTTCACCGCAAGTCAAGAACAATTTCATTCCTTCCTGGCCATCTCGACATCGAAATGGGGCCGAGTCGATTCAACGCGACTTGGTCCGAATGA